A DNA window from Flavisolibacter ginsenosidimutans contains the following coding sequences:
- a CDS encoding SDR family NAD(P)-dependent oxidoreductase, whose amino-acid sequence MNTEQNKVAIVTGGGSGLGLAIAKKFTENGIITVIVGRDEQKLKTAKEQLGELCETIQCDLSDLPAIPKLVQDVVERFGKIDILVNNAGINLKKEFTEVTDEEFLRILHTNVCSVFAISREAVKHMKEAGSGSIINISSMAAQYGLPKVIAYSASKTAIDGMTRAMAVELSPFGIRTNAIAPGFIYSDMTATALNSDPERKAKVFSRTPMGKMGQPEDVGEAAYYLATDASKYVTGVVLPVDGGNSIGF is encoded by the coding sequence ATGAATACAGAACAAAACAAAGTAGCGATTGTTACCGGCGGTGGTTCGGGACTGGGACTGGCCATTGCAAAAAAATTTACGGAGAACGGCATCATTACCGTTATCGTTGGGCGGGACGAACAAAAGCTGAAAACAGCAAAAGAACAGTTGGGCGAGTTGTGCGAAACGATTCAATGTGATTTAAGCGATTTGCCTGCTATCCCAAAATTGGTGCAAGACGTTGTCGAGCGTTTTGGCAAGATTGACATCCTGGTGAACAACGCCGGCATCAACTTGAAAAAAGAATTTACCGAAGTAACGGATGAAGAATTTCTGCGCATCCTTCACACCAATGTGTGTTCGGTGTTTGCCATCAGTCGCGAAGCAGTAAAGCACATGAAGGAAGCGGGCAGCGGAAGTATCATCAACATCAGTTCAATGGCGGCGCAATACGGCCTGCCAAAAGTGATTGCGTACAGCGCAAGCAAAACAGCGATTGACGGCATGACAAGAGCGATGGCGGTGGAATTGTCGCCCTTTGGCATTCGCACCAACGCCATTGCGCCGGGCTTTATTTACAGCGACATGACGGCCACAGCCCTCAACAGCGATCCCGAACGAAAGGCCAAAGTTTTTTCGCGTACGCCCATGGGCAAAATGGGTCAGCCCGAAGATGTTGGCGAAGCCGCTTATTACCTTGCTACCGATGCCTCGAAATACGTAACCGGCGTGGTGCTGCCGGTGGACGGCGGCAACTCCATTGGTTTCTGA
- a CDS encoding alpha-glucuronidase family glycosyl hydrolase: MKPLLLFLFFMQAIALKAEDGYRLWLRYDKIDDAALLQQYRSQIGSVSFENTSPTLSIAKKELLTGLEGLLNKKITGGKSINNRIVVLLKPKESGGKTTADYNPLGKEGFSILTIDKTKNIIVITANTDIGCLYGVFHFLRLLQTHQSIQNLNITSVPKIQNRILNHWDNLNRHVERGYAGLSIFNWHELPGYIDQRYIDYARANASIGINGTVLTNVNANALVLTKDYLQKVKALADVFRPYGLKVYLTARFSAPIEMGGLKTADPLNDSVRLWWKAKADEIYALIPDFGGFLVKANSEGQPGPQNYGRTHADGANMLADAVVPHGGIVMWRAFVYSNETPEDRFKQAYNEFKPLDGKFRKNVLLQVKNGPIDFQPREPFSPLFGAMPQTPLMMEYQITQEYFGQGTHLVYEAPLFKEVLDADTYASGKGSTVAKVIDGSLQNYSITGMAGVANIGNERNWTNHPFGQANWYAFGRLAWNHDLSSAQIADEWIRQTFGNEAKLVSTIKNMMLASREAVVNYMTPLGLAHIMGTGHHYGPAPWVSNAGRADWNPVYYHRADSFGIGFNRTATGSNALAQYAPEVQKQWNDSNTCDEKFLLWFHHVSWQHKMNSGRNLWNELCAKYQQGVDTVRWMQQQWSSLKNFVDEERFKQVQMFLTVQEKDAEWWRDACLLYFGTFSKMPLPINYEKPGHTLDYYKSLKFPFAPGN; this comes from the coding sequence ATGAAACCGCTTTTACTTTTTCTTTTCTTCATGCAAGCGATTGCACTAAAAGCCGAGGACGGCTACCGGCTCTGGCTGCGTTACGACAAGATTGACGACGCGGCATTGCTGCAACAATACAGAAGTCAAATTGGTTCTGTTTCTTTCGAAAACACATCACCTACGTTAAGCATTGCGAAAAAGGAATTGCTCACCGGTCTTGAAGGTTTGCTGAACAAAAAAATTACCGGAGGGAAATCAATCAACAACAGAATCGTTGTTTTGTTGAAGCCAAAAGAAAGTGGCGGAAAGACAACCGCTGACTACAATCCATTAGGCAAAGAAGGGTTTTCAATCCTTACAATTGACAAAACAAAAAACATCATTGTCATAACAGCCAATACGGACATTGGCTGCCTGTACGGCGTGTTTCATTTTCTTCGCTTGCTACAAACACATCAAAGCATACAAAATCTAAACATCACCAGTGTTCCAAAAATTCAAAACCGCATTTTAAATCATTGGGACAATTTGAACCGCCACGTTGAACGCGGCTACGCAGGTCTTTCTATCTTCAACTGGCACGAACTGCCCGGCTACATTGACCAACGCTACATTGATTACGCAAGAGCCAACGCATCCATCGGCATCAACGGAACAGTGCTCACAAACGTAAACGCAAACGCATTGGTTCTGACGAAAGATTATTTGCAGAAAGTAAAAGCACTCGCCGATGTGTTTCGTCCGTACGGTTTGAAAGTTTATCTCACGGCCCGTTTCAGTGCACCGATTGAAATGGGTGGGTTAAAAACAGCCGACCCGTTGAACGATTCGGTGCGCCTGTGGTGGAAAGCCAAAGCCGATGAAATCTATGCACTCATTCCCGACTTTGGCGGCTTTTTGGTAAAAGCCAACAGCGAAGGACAACCCGGCCCGCAGAATTACGGACGAACACACGCCGACGGCGCGAATATGTTGGCAGATGCGGTGGTGCCGCACGGCGGCATCGTCATGTGGCGGGCGTTCGTGTACAGCAACGAAACACCCGAAGACCGTTTCAAGCAAGCGTATAATGAATTTAAACCGCTTGATGGAAAGTTTCGAAAAAACGTGTTGCTGCAAGTCAAGAACGGTCCCATCGATTTTCAACCACGCGAACCTTTTTCGCCCTTGTTTGGTGCAATGCCGCAAACGCCGTTGATGATGGAATACCAAATTACACAAGAGTATTTCGGACAAGGAACACACCTTGTTTACGAAGCGCCGTTGTTTAAAGAAGTGCTGGATGCAGACACGTATGCGAGTGGAAAAGGTTCAACCGTGGCAAAAGTGATTGATGGCAGTTTGCAGAATTATTCTATTACCGGCATGGCCGGTGTGGCCAACATTGGCAACGAACGAAACTGGACGAACCATCCATTTGGTCAGGCCAACTGGTATGCTTTCGGAAGGCTTGCATGGAATCACGATCTTTCTTCTGCGCAAATTGCCGACGAATGGATACGGCAAACCTTCGGCAACGAGGCAAAGCTTGTGAGCACAATTAAAAACATGATGCTTGCTTCACGCGAAGCCGTAGTAAATTACATGACGCCGTTGGGCCTTGCGCACATCATGGGCACGGGCCATCATTACGGTCCGGCGCCGTGGGTGAGCAATGCGGGCAGAGCCGACTGGAACCCGGTTTATTATCACCGTGCGGACAGCTTTGGCATTGGCTTTAATCGCACCGCAACGGGCAGCAATGCGCTGGCGCAATACGCACCGGAAGTGCAAAAACAATGGAATGATTCGAACACTTGCGACGAAAAGTTTCTGCTGTGGTTTCATCACGTAAGTTGGCAGCACAAAATGAATTCGGGAAGAAACTTATGGAACGAACTCTGTGCAAAATACCAGCAAGGCGTGGACACGGTAAGATGGATGCAACAGCAATGGAGTAGCCTGAAAAACTTTGTTGACGAAGAACGGTTTAAGCAAGTGCAAATGTTTTTAACCGTCCAGGAAAAAGACGCCGAATGGTGGCGGGATGCGTGCTTGCTTTACTTTGGAACGTTTTCAAAAATGCCCTTGCCAATTAACTACGAAAAGCCCGGCCATACCCTTGATTACTACAAAAGTTTAAAGTTTCCGTTCGCGCCGGGTAATTAG
- a CDS encoding SusC/RagA family TonB-linked outer membrane protein: protein MKISVTQNPPKPAHRYTLIFGNVKATGLLLLFSLFFVFTALAQRTITVRGRIVDEKAQPVVGASVVVKGTTTGTSTNANGEYQIVAPVNGTLEVSSVGYPTKEISIANQANHNVTLTATSTDLEQVVVIGYGTQKKEAVTGSVASIGGEKLRDVPTPNISQALQGRIAGVDISQTSTRPGATMQIRIRGDRSLTGSNDPLVVLDGIPFIGSIGDINPNDIKSVDILKDASATAIYGSRGANGVILVTTNRGQRGQKPRISYNAYTGLQTLFAKYPMMNGPEFAALRKAANNLYPNSLDESDNINTDWQDLLFRNGLVTDHSVSMVGGSQQGSYTFGLGYYQNQGLIPSQKYTRYSIKGSVDQQVGDYFRFGFTSNSNYNLSEGNQIGLYGNLSSSPLINLYNPNGVLKTTAFSGPDQAYVLTKDRIDSLNDAGTWLNQTRGFATYNSLYGEVSVPWVKGLKYRLNVGGDFIQSNNGGFTGAGVVNTNPTAVSSASISNTQTYHWTIENILSYDRSFGKSNISVLGLYSAEQTKVNGSSLSATDIPNEAFQFYNLGSALATNVTVNQGTYQQSGLMSYMGRVIYSYDNRYFLTAIVRSDASSRLAPGNKWHTYPAASVGWNVANESFMKGITPLNALKLRAGFGQTSNQAVPVYSTLGALSQRPYNFGSSYAIGYYVSQLPNPGLSWEYSKTLNLGIDFGLFRNRLTGTIEYYITKTEGILQSVSLPPTSGVGSVVQNVGKTQNKGIELSLNGTILNNVNGWTWEAGFNIYANRNKLVALADGSQRDEGNSWFVGHNINSIFDYKKIGLWSTAKDSADNYMNILEPGYKVGMIKVLYTGGYDANGKPLRAIGTADRQIIDVDPNFEGGFNTRVAYKGFDLSTVGVFKSGGILISTLYNSNGYLNLETGRRNNVKIDYWTPENTDAKYPRPGVNISGDNPRYGTTLGYFSASYLKIRTITLGYDFNHSLLKGSNLRLRMYATVQNPFVLFSPYHDESGMDPETNSYGNENQAVTSYPRRFLTIGTNTPSTRNYILGLNLSF, encoded by the coding sequence ATGAAAATTTCGGTTACACAAAACCCTCCAAAACCGGCGCACCGATACACGCTGATTTTCGGAAACGTAAAAGCAACCGGTTTGCTTTTACTCTTCTCGTTATTCTTTGTTTTTACAGCGCTGGCACAGAGAACCATTACTGTGCGCGGCCGCATCGTTGACGAAAAGGCGCAGCCTGTCGTGGGTGCTTCTGTTGTCGTAAAAGGTACAACGACGGGAACCTCCACCAACGCCAACGGGGAATACCAGATCGTGGCTCCCGTTAACGGGACCTTGGAGGTTTCTTCTGTAGGCTATCCTACTAAAGAAATTTCAATTGCAAACCAAGCCAACCACAACGTCACGTTAACTGCTACGAGTACCGATCTGGAACAAGTGGTGGTAATTGGTTACGGCACCCAGAAAAAAGAAGCCGTTACGGGTTCTGTTGCTTCTATTGGGGGCGAGAAGCTGCGGGACGTACCCACGCCCAACATTTCGCAAGCCTTGCAAGGACGTATTGCAGGTGTTGACATTTCACAAACATCCACCCGGCCCGGTGCCACGATGCAAATCCGCATCCGCGGCGATCGTTCGCTAACGGGCAGCAACGATCCGCTGGTCGTTCTTGACGGTATACCCTTTATCGGGTCAATTGGCGACATCAATCCAAATGACATCAAGAGCGTGGACATCTTGAAGGATGCTTCGGCCACCGCCATTTACGGCTCCAGGGGAGCCAACGGTGTTATTTTAGTGACGACCAACAGGGGCCAGAGAGGACAAAAGCCCAGGATATCGTATAACGCATACACGGGTTTACAAACCCTGTTTGCCAAATACCCCATGATGAACGGGCCGGAGTTTGCGGCCTTGCGTAAAGCAGCAAACAACTTATATCCAAACAGCTTAGACGAGAGCGATAACATAAACACAGACTGGCAGGACCTGCTTTTCCGGAATGGTCTCGTCACAGACCATAGCGTTAGCATGGTAGGCGGCAGCCAGCAAGGCAGTTATACCTTCGGACTGGGATATTATCAGAACCAAGGCCTTATCCCGTCACAGAAATACACCCGTTACTCTATCAAGGGTTCCGTTGACCAACAGGTTGGTGATTATTTCCGCTTCGGCTTCACGTCAAACAGCAATTATAACCTGAGCGAGGGCAACCAGATAGGTTTATACGGTAATCTGAGTTCGTCTCCTTTAATTAACCTGTATAACCCGAACGGTGTATTGAAAACAACAGCGTTCTCGGGACCGGATCAGGCATACGTGCTTACAAAAGACAGGATCGATAGTTTGAATGATGCGGGCACTTGGCTAAACCAAACAAGAGGCTTTGCAACGTATAACTCCCTGTATGGTGAAGTAAGCGTTCCTTGGGTAAAAGGTTTGAAATACCGGTTGAACGTAGGTGGAGATTTTATTCAAAGCAACAACGGCGGTTTTACGGGTGCTGGCGTCGTGAATACCAATCCGACGGCAGTGTCGAGCGCCAGCATCAGCAATACGCAAACCTACCACTGGACGATTGAGAACATATTATCGTATGACCGTTCTTTTGGTAAGAGCAATATCAGCGTACTAGGCCTTTACTCCGCTGAGCAAACTAAGGTAAATGGCTCGTCTTTGTCCGCCACCGATATTCCAAATGAAGCGTTTCAATTTTATAACCTGGGATCAGCACTTGCCACGAACGTAACAGTTAACCAGGGAACCTATCAGCAGTCTGGTTTAATGTCGTACATGGGCCGTGTAATTTACTCGTATGACAACCGGTACTTCTTAACGGCTATCGTACGCTCCGATGCTTCATCAAGGCTCGCTCCGGGAAATAAATGGCATACCTATCCTGCTGCTTCCGTTGGTTGGAACGTAGCCAACGAATCATTCATGAAAGGTATCACGCCGCTTAATGCCCTGAAGTTGCGGGCAGGCTTCGGTCAAACTTCCAACCAGGCGGTGCCTGTTTATTCGACGCTCGGCGCCTTATCCCAGCGGCCGTACAATTTCGGTTCTAGTTATGCTATTGGTTATTATGTATCTCAATTACCCAATCCTGGCCTAAGCTGGGAGTATTCCAAAACGCTGAACCTGGGTATAGACTTTGGCCTGTTTCGTAACCGGCTGACAGGAACCATTGAATACTACATTACAAAAACGGAAGGCATTCTGCAAAGTGTTAGTTTACCGCCTACTTCGGGTGTAGGCAGTGTCGTACAGAACGTAGGAAAAACGCAAAACAAAGGAATCGAATTGAGTCTTAACGGAACGATTCTCAATAACGTGAACGGCTGGACATGGGAAGCTGGTTTCAACATCTATGCAAACCGGAACAAGTTGGTGGCCCTTGCGGACGGATCTCAACGGGATGAGGGTAATTCCTGGTTTGTAGGCCATAACATCAATTCCATTTTCGATTATAAAAAAATCGGCCTTTGGTCAACAGCCAAGGACAGTGCGGATAATTACATGAACATTTTAGAACCGGGTTATAAAGTAGGCATGATAAAAGTGTTGTACACCGGCGGGTACGATGCCAACGGAAAACCCTTGCGGGCCATCGGAACAGCCGACAGGCAAATTATTGACGTGGATCCTAATTTTGAAGGTGGCTTTAATACAAGAGTGGCTTACAAAGGATTTGACCTGAGTACAGTGGGTGTTTTCAAAAGCGGCGGCATTCTTATCAGTACCCTGTACAACTCGAACGGCTACCTCAACCTGGAAACAGGGCGCCGGAACAACGTGAAGATCGATTACTGGACGCCTGAGAATACCGACGCCAAATACCCAAGACCCGGCGTTAATATAAGCGGCGACAATCCAAGATACGGCACCACCTTGGGCTACTTCAGCGCCTCCTACCTAAAAATCCGCACCATCACACTCGGCTACGATTTCAATCATAGCCTGCTTAAAGGCTCAAATCTCAGGTTGCGGATGTACGCCACGGTGCAAAACCCTTTTGTACTGTTCTCTCCATACCACGACGAATCGGGCATGGATCCGGAAACCAATTCGTACGGCAACGAAAATCAGGCAGTAACTAGTTATCCGCGGCGCTTTCTGACAATCGGTACAAACACGCCGTCAACCCGTAACTATATCCTTGGCCTTAACCTGTCATTTTAA
- a CDS encoding LacI family DNA-binding transcriptional regulator — protein MANDKEVTIYDIAKKLNISPATVSRGLQDHPAISKKTKKKIIEAVDKLGYRTNHFARNLRQQETKTIGVMVHELNSNFITSVLAGIEKVTTEAGYDLIIAHSSESMKKEAANAKNLFHKRVDGLIASLSFDTTNLDHFAPFKSKNVPLVFFDRVEQDGHNTVVIIDNAKCGYEATSHLIEQGCKRIAHITSSLQRNVYSQRFKGYKDALFDHELPFDKKLLIVADLSEAAAVASADKILAMKPRPDGLFITNDFVAAVVMRTLKEAGVKIPKDIAVVGFNNDAIGKLIEPQLTTINYPGKDIGEIAARHLINHLKGLGTLQQTNTIIVRSDLIVRKSSLKKGR, from the coding sequence ATGGCGAACGATAAAGAAGTCACCATCTACGACATTGCCAAAAAGCTCAACATCTCACCCGCCACCGTGAGCCGTGGCTTGCAAGACCACCCTGCCATCAGCAAGAAAACGAAGAAGAAGATCATCGAAGCCGTTGACAAACTCGGATACCGTACCAATCATTTTGCCCGCAACCTTCGCCAGCAGGAAACAAAAACCATCGGCGTGATGGTGCACGAATTGAACTCCAATTTCATTACTTCGGTATTAGCAGGCATTGAGAAAGTAACCACGGAAGCCGGGTATGATTTAATCATTGCACACTCGTCGGAGAGTATGAAAAAAGAAGCGGCCAATGCCAAAAACCTTTTTCACAAACGCGTAGATGGCCTGATCGCTTCGTTGTCGTTTGACACTACGAACCTGGATCATTTTGCACCCTTTAAAAGCAAAAACGTTCCATTGGTTTTCTTTGACCGTGTAGAGCAGGACGGGCACAACACGGTTGTCATCATTGACAACGCCAAGTGCGGCTACGAGGCCACCAGCCACCTGATTGAGCAGGGCTGCAAACGCATTGCGCACATCACGTCGAGCTTGCAGCGAAACGTTTACTCGCAACGTTTTAAAGGATACAAAGATGCCTTGTTTGACCACGAGCTGCCTTTTGACAAAAAGCTGCTCATTGTGGCTGATTTAAGCGAAGCCGCAGCCGTAGCATCGGCTGATAAGATACTGGCAATGAAGCCGCGGCCCGATGGTCTCTTTATTACGAATGATTTTGTGGCCGCCGTGGTCATGCGCACCTTAAAAGAGGCCGGCGTGAAAATACCAAAAGACATTGCCGTAGTGGGTTTTAACAACGACGCCATCGGCAAATTAATTGAGCCGCAACTGACCACTATTAATTATCCGGGTAAAGACATTGGTGAGATTGCGGCACGCCATCTTATTAATCACCTAAAAGGCCTCGGCACCTTGCAACAAACCAATACCATCATTGTGCGTTCGGATTTAATTGTGCGTAAGTCGTCGCTAAAAAAAGGCCGCTAA
- a CDS encoding RagB/SusD family nutrient uptake outer membrane protein — MKRTQIKTIVASAFLAIFSGGCKKILDEQPRATFTPDYFQTSQGVQGGVTSLYAHLRTIYGQGYYYNTCETGTDEATYAQSADENFKVMDISGQGNITSSNSRADVIWGSSYSDINTASGIIENGGKLGVSNALLAEAKFFRGFDYFLLVQTFGGVALDLGSGELKFNTSAVRTSKRNTVPEVYTKAIFPDLTAAVNDLPDAPRVVGGVTKTVARLFLAKAYLTYGWWLENPNNIPTYPAVANRTDPAGKNPQYYYQQAYNLAVAGITNAGTNYALQPTYYDVNLATNDRNKEIMLWADHTENSTYTGGNIYDGNGPNSLNQDNYAVWMMTFNYTNIRSSSSPTTWSAVSSVQREAEQHLGRPYIRMCPTIGVVKNTFADKTNDSRYDGTFTTVYRGNWQKGSAPVSTYSTLYNSNFLPVTPGSAILTFLNDEPVPPITYPSGAGNSNVGAGTLPGRADWVVSPNGISRLVYPGLWKLGTYRTDNGTGLGYPNAGLTRPFNIAKFSELFFIAAEAAVKGATTTAVTGTYANDGTARGLINIIRARAGKWRFDNNGNVAKIQDNSAAMIAATPATVDIDYILAERSREYFGEGYRWYDLIRTQRWTAFASTYQICGSTAGDHTPVTVSRSIDSHHYLRPIPQGQIDAMQASADEKAAYQNPGY, encoded by the coding sequence ATGAAACGCACACAAATAAAAACGATAGTGGCATCAGCCTTCCTCGCGATATTTTCAGGCGGATGCAAAAAGATTTTAGACGAACAGCCTCGCGCCACTTTTACACCCGATTACTTTCAAACCTCACAAGGAGTGCAGGGGGGTGTTACGTCTTTATATGCTCACCTACGCACCATATACGGACAGGGTTATTATTACAACACCTGCGAAACAGGCACCGATGAAGCAACGTATGCCCAAAGTGCAGACGAGAATTTTAAGGTGATGGACATTTCCGGGCAGGGAAATATAACCTCGAGTAACAGCCGTGCGGATGTGATATGGGGATCTTCTTATTCGGATATCAATACCGCCAGTGGCATTATCGAAAATGGCGGAAAACTGGGTGTGTCCAATGCACTGCTCGCCGAAGCCAAATTCTTCCGCGGATTTGACTACTTTCTACTGGTTCAAACCTTTGGTGGAGTGGCGCTGGACCTGGGTTCGGGAGAACTTAAATTTAATACGTCGGCTGTTAGAACGTCAAAGAGAAATACAGTACCTGAAGTTTATACAAAAGCCATCTTTCCTGATCTGACGGCAGCGGTTAATGATCTGCCGGACGCACCTCGTGTAGTTGGCGGTGTTACCAAAACGGTTGCCCGCTTGTTTTTAGCCAAAGCTTATCTGACTTACGGATGGTGGCTGGAAAACCCTAACAATATTCCTACCTATCCTGCTGTGGCTAACCGCACAGACCCTGCAGGAAAGAATCCCCAATATTATTATCAACAGGCTTACAATTTAGCAGTGGCGGGTATTACCAATGCCGGAACGAATTATGCCTTACAGCCGACTTACTATGATGTAAACCTGGCCACGAATGATCGTAACAAAGAAATCATGTTGTGGGCTGATCATACGGAAAATTCAACCTATACGGGTGGCAACATCTACGATGGAAACGGTCCTAACAGTCTCAATCAGGACAATTATGCGGTGTGGATGATGACCTTTAACTATACGAATATCAGAAGCAGCAGCTCACCCACAACATGGTCGGCCGTAAGTTCTGTACAGCGTGAAGCGGAACAACACCTCGGCCGTCCGTATATCCGGATGTGTCCCACAATCGGCGTTGTTAAAAATACGTTTGCCGACAAAACAAATGACTCCCGTTATGACGGCACGTTCACAACCGTTTACCGCGGTAACTGGCAAAAAGGTTCTGCTCCGGTTTCTACTTATAGTACTTTGTACAATTCCAATTTTTTACCGGTCACGCCGGGTAGTGCTATTCTAACTTTCTTGAATGACGAGCCAGTTCCGCCAATCACATACCCAAGCGGTGCAGGCAACAGTAATGTAGGGGCAGGAACATTGCCCGGACGAGCCGATTGGGTTGTATCGCCCAACGGTATTAGCAGGCTGGTATATCCTGGTCTTTGGAAGTTGGGTACATACCGTACCGACAACGGTACGGGATTGGGTTATCCGAATGCCGGCCTCACACGTCCTTTCAATATTGCCAAATTTTCGGAGTTATTCTTTATTGCTGCGGAAGCGGCTGTGAAAGGAGCAACGACAACCGCGGTAACAGGAACATACGCCAATGACGGAACGGCAAGAGGTTTAATCAATATAATTCGGGCACGGGCTGGAAAGTGGCGTTTTGACAACAACGGCAACGTTGCTAAGATTCAGGACAACAGTGCAGCAATGATTGCGGCAACACCGGCTACTGTTGATATAGATTATATTCTGGCAGAACGTTCACGGGAATATTTTGGCGAGGGATACCGCTGGTATGATTTGATACGTACACAAAGATGGACGGCCTTCGCTTCTACCTACCAAATTTGCGGCAGTACTGCGGGAGATCACACGCCGGTTACCGTAAGTCGCAGCATTGACAGCCATCATTATTTGCGCCCAATTCCGCAAGGGCAGATTGATGCGATGCAAGCAAGTGCCGATGAAAAAGCAGCCTATCAAAATCCTGGGTATTAA